A window of Oncorhynchus kisutch isolate 150728-3 linkage group LG23, Okis_V2, whole genome shotgun sequence genomic DNA:
GGGCATCAACCTGACCTCAGCCTATATGGTCATGTTGCACGACATCGAATGCAACCCCTATAATGATAGGCAGGGAGAGGACTGCTGTCACAAGGTCAGTGAGGAGGGGGAAACTGTTTacacacaagcattttgctaacGTTACCCACCATACCCAGGCTATGTGCTTTTTTTGTGTGCTTCCGTTGAGCTTGTGTTGCTCATACACTAGATGTGAGTTTATATGCCCAATAGTAAAATTGTCACCTTTATGTTGCAGGACATTGAACGTCATCGAGCGTTAAGGACTCTATAGAGGACATGACTGCCTCAGTCCCAGGATAGTGAGCTCACTGCCCACTCCTAACTCACATGAaccacaatatactgtacctcgCATGCTCATACCAACACAACAGCGTTCATTTTCATATTGCCTGCCAATGAACATGGTCTCTGACAGTTGATTATAGATTTTACGGGCTAAAACTAGATGCATTTTATTTGTCAGGAGATGAGGACTCGATACCAGAGTACATGGCCTCCCTTCTGAAGGCATCATATTTTTCTATGGTATATTGGCCTTCACACAATTTATTGTGCATCCCACCACCACATACTGTGCGGGACGGAAACAAGATTCCCAAAAATGTAACAAAATACCACAAGAAAACGACCAAAAAATAAATGAACTAAACAACTAATCTGTGAAAAAATAAAACAGATCTGATCCCTATACAGGCTCAAGGGAAACCTGGGAGGATGGGTCTTCCAGCGCCAGTACCCCTTGCAAGTCTTCAGATAAAATACTTAAGTCCCAAAAACGTTTCTGCCGCAGCCACAAAGTTTCTTATACTTCATTGAGGAGTGTGCCATACAGTTTATAACTATGGCAATGAATTCCTCAAAATCCACCTTTTTGACCTTTTTGACGGTGTCTTTTGACTGGCAGCAAACATTTACCACAGGCTGTGGTGcatccactaccatatcttcactGGCATCACTTGTTTTCTCAATTCTTTTAACTGCCATCGCATAGGAGATTCGATTGACCGCTCAAACTTTTGCCATCTCAATCTCCTTCACGCTTACAGGGCACTCAGGAACTCGGGATCATGATCCCCACCACAAACACCGTCGTCCTTCTACACACTGTTCTTCAATATACTCTGTCCGTCTGCCCACAATTAAAACATTGACAAATCCTTTACAATTCTTACACTACAGTGGTTTGGGAACGAAAGCTCTTACGGCGTATCTTACATAACCAAGCTTCACATGCGTAGGTATTTGCTCTTCATCAAAAAACAAACAGACCGACAGACTTAATTATTTTTCTCCATTGACCAAGGGGGTCAGACGACGGGCACCAACCACACCAGGAATGCTTTCCGGTATTCAACCTGAATATCTGTCGTCACCCCTGAGATGAGTCCTTTGACGGGTGCTCTACTCAGAAGTTCAAAACACAAAACGTCTTTGGATGTAAGGATTATTTTGAGGCTCACTGCAATCTTCCACTGTTCTTAAGAAATACAATTAATCAAAGTAAGACCACtcctggtcactctgatagactcCACTTTTCCCAGCGCATACTTTACCATTTAACACCTCAAAACAGGTTTTCCCACAACAGTgctttgggaaagtattcagaccccttgacttttcaaattttatgttacagccttataatattgatgaaataaaaacaaatcctcagcaatctacacacaataccccataatgaaagtgaaaacagttttgtAGAAATTTTACCAAATTAATTCAATtgaaaacagataccttatttacataagtattcagaccctttgctatgagcctcgaaattgagctcaggtgcatcctgtttccattgatcattcttgatgtTTCTATATCAgtgtaaaaaccaagccatgaggtcgaaggaattgtccgtagagctcagatacaggattgtgtcaagagacaggactggggaagggtaccaatacATTTCTGTAGCAtggaaagtccccaagaacacagtgccctctatcattcttaaatggaagaagtttggaaccgccaagacccttcctagagctggttgcccggccaaactgagcaattgggggagaagggctttcttcagggaggtgaccaagaacctgatggtcactgacagagctctagagttcctctgtggagatggcagaacTTTCCAGAAAgacaccatctctgcagcactccaccaatcaggcctttatagtagagtggacagaaggaaaccactcctcagtaaaaggcacatgacagcccgcttggagtttgccaaaaggtacctaaagactcgcagaccatgagaaacaagattctgtggtctgattaaaccaagattgaacacttgggcctgaattccaagcttcacatctggaggaaacctgtcaccatccctatggtgaagcatggaggtggcagcatcatgctgtggggatgtttttcagcgtcagggactgggagactagtcaggatcaagggaaagattaacggagcaaagtatagagatcctcctgaccgttgtgcagatCTGATCCGTAACTACAGAAAACGGTTGGTTgagtttattgctgccaaaggagggtcaaccagttattaaatccaagggttcacatactttttccaccttacactgaatgtttacatggtgtgttcaataaagacatgaaaacatataattgtttattagtttaagcagactgtttgtctattgttgtgacttagattaAGTTCAGAtgaaattttatgaccaatttatgcagaaatccaggtaattccaaagggttcacatacgttTTCTTGCCACTGGAGCTCGACGGTGTGCTTCATTCGAGCTCCGCATACTCTTCCGCTGTCTTTTCCTTCTTCCGAAGGCATCACTGGGGCTTTATCTGTTCGCCTGGAGGGGTCCTCACGGTTGTTGATTTATCAGGGTATTCAGAGCCATGGCTGCAGTGGGGTACTGCAGTTTCGCAAGCCCCCCTGTCAATTATTAAAAACATTTTACGAAAACATTTTGTTTTAGGAAAACAATTACTGCAATTCTCCAAATGTTGCCATGGGGCAGGTAGACCATGTGCAGGTGTATAGCCAGTCTCATGCTGTTCTACAAATGttgccatgaggctgaggaaATGTTACTGTTTTAAAGATTGGCAGGGCATTCCGTCTGGTTGGCTGCGCAGCTGCGTTGCAGCAGTGATCATTCTGAACACAGCGGTAAGATTCGAATCGTGCCCGGGTGAGGGAGGTTGAAGAACAGAACATTAGCTATCTCGGAAACAGTCAACTACGAGTTGATAACTTTAGGTAAGTTACTCTCAGTGTTACTTGGATTTTTAACGTGTTTTTGACTAACTGGGCGGTTGAGCCAGTGTGGATTCagataagctagctagctaactatctagctagttaacgttagctaacttagctagccatCGTTGTGactacatttaaaaataaaaaaaagtaatattatttaacctttatttaactaggaaagtccgttaagaacacatttttatttaaaatgacggtCTACCAAAAGGCATCCTGCAGGGACGGTGGCaggggttaaaaaaaaaaaacgaaacacgcatcacgacaagagacaacactATGTTATATACGTAAAgacataagacaacaacatagcattgtagcagcacaaaacatggtacaaacattatttggcacagggcaagaaggtaaagacaacagtacatcacgcgaagcagccgTAATTGTCagtaagtgttcatgattgaACTCAATGTGGTTGAATGCAGCCAGCTACTCTCAAAATTAATATATTGAGCTAGATAGGATTGACAGTCTAGGAGGAGGTTGACTATGTATTTCCACTTCCTggctagtccccccccccccccccccaaaaaaaactttACATATAACTAACAACTGTAAGAATGTTGTAAAGCTTCAAATACGTTCTTTATTGGCAACTGTTACTTGTAACGTCTTTAGAAAGGCATTGTTTTCCTGAAGCTTTGTTTTTTGAGACATAAGACATCAAGcgacaacaaaaacaaacaatggGGTAATATGAACCgttatattttgggttatgatAGTGGAAGGCATTTAATAAGCCCATGAGGCATTTAGGCTAAGGCATTCTTCAAGATTCAAATGTCAAAATGTACGTTGACTGAACAGCAGGAAGTCTTCCAGCCTGTGCCTTTTTTCATTTTATTGAACAGCTGGGCCTTTTCCCATTTTCTTTTTCAGCAATATGAGTCATTGTGAGCTTGAGGATATAACCCTGCACTTGAATGACAGGATTTCATCCACAAGACGTGTCTTGGAGCTGCGGACAATTGGTATGATGaactgagatgtgtgtgtgtgtgtgtgtgtgtgtgtatatatttcagCTAACAGGAACTCAATGGTTTTGCATATTTAATTTAAACTTATCATGAATTATTCCCTATTTTCAGCAAAAGATCAAGACAAGCGGGTCATTCTAGGGAAGATAGGACAAGATATCCTTGCAATAGATGGACTCCTTGACCAGTTTGAGAAAAGTGTTGGCCGCCAAAAAGACCTACTGAAGCATTTAAAGGTATTTCATGCATTCTTCACAATACATTTTTAGATGGGTCCTTTTAGCTTGTCTGGATTGCAATATCTTTAAGTGTTCTATTTGTACTGTATGTCAGTGTAAAATTAGTTTTTTGTTTCACAGGAACTAGAGGGATTCTTTGAGGAGGATGTGCAGGATGGAAAGAACCTTAGGGacaacatgcccacacacatGCCCAGGAAGGGACAGCCAGCAGTCCagtaaggagtgtgtgtgtgtgttggaggatgtaattttttatttatttaactaggcaaagtcagttaagaaaatatcttatttacaatgacggccaaaccgttacgacgctgggccagttgtgtgccgccctatgggactcccaatcacagccggttgtgatacaggctggaattgaaccagcatctgtagtgacgcctctaacactgagatgcagtgccttagactgctgcgccacttgggagcccagaGGAGAAGCTACTGAGTACAAACCAAGTAAATGTGTTGTCCTCTTTTGCCCCTCCTTTGATATCCCAGTGGAATAGGGTCTGCGGGTCAGAGTGGACCTGTGAATGTGCAGGCAGTCCAGCAGGTTCACACCAGGAAAACCTCCAAAAACCAGATCAGAGAGATGGAATTCATCACCAGCCCAGAGTTTGATACCATCCCTCAGTGAGTCTTCCTCAGCAGCACTATATCCACATACTGCAATGCAGCTTTATTTAtttaaaagttttttttctttattgttaTTGTAAGATATCtttcctctgtaactctctctctctaggtacaTGAAAGGCCGTTTGACATATGAACAGCTAAACACTGCTGTGGAAAGCATTAACACAGCCGTAACAGGGAAGTACAAGATCTTGAACCAGCCAGCAAAAACCCTTAATAATGCCACACGCAAGCTTCATCAACGATATAAGGAGGAAGAGAACAAGGACACAAAAGGTACCTCAGTCAAACTACTCTGTTCTAAAGAAGGCTCTCTGTTTTGCTGTTTTTTGACACACAACAAGGTTGGTCATtgcattgagtaattgtctctaAACAAGGGCCATTATCTTCTCTAACCCAGATGGCATTGTTAGGACAACCTGCATACTAATGGAAACAAACTATCACACTACTCCTCTGTGTTCCCTACAGGTCTGTTTTTCATTGTAGAGGCTGATATTAAAGAGTTCACTCAGATGAAGGTGGACAAGCGCTTCCAGAGCATCCTCAGCATGCTGCGTCACTGCCAGCGTCTGCGAGAACAGCGAGGGGGAGGTATCACACGCTACGTCCTGCTGTGAAAGGagcagagatggagaaaggggggTTGTCACTGAGCTTGATCTGAATATATTGAGTTGTCCTCTGTCTCTAGCATGATCGGCTACAACATCTGTCATATTGACCTAGGGAGGGGTGAAAATACAACAAATAATAATATTGAGAATAGTAGTTGTGGCTCAAAACATATATGTACCTAGTGAAGAATAATTGTTTGGGGTGGGTGGAGGTTAGTATTTGAACGTAGTTTCATTCAtgcaatttattttttaaattcaaagTGTGTTTTAGCTCATTTGAATTGTATCATCAATGTGACTCTGTCCATAACAACCATGTTTTATATAGGTAGAAAggcaataaatatatatattttttcaaataaTAGTTAAACAAATCTTTTGGATCAGTTATTATAGTAATGTAAATTGTGTGCAATGTGTAAGAATCTCTTTCCAGGTACCACTTGATGCACATAATAAGATGTATCTTATTCTTCCCTACAAGGATGTGCATTTGTTTTTTATAAGGGCACTGTGTGTTTGATTTGATGTTTGATCCTTTTGGTTACTAATTTTAGCTGTATAAGTTAACATTTCACCAGTTTCAGTTAGGCATCTTTATTTTGGATGTCACATTTGCCCTTGTTCAAGACATTACGTTGAACTAGGGACTAGCTACATACATGTCACATGCCTAGGCAGTGTCATAtggaaagtttggtggagaaggaataatggtctggggctgtttttcatggcttgggctaggcccctttattccagtgaaggaaaaccttaacgctatagcatacaatgacactcttccaactttgtggcaatattttgggcaaggccctttcctgttccagcatgacaatgcccctgtgcacaaagcaaggtccaaatggtttgttgagatccgCGTGGAAGAacctgactggcctgcacagaacacctgatctcaaccccttcgaacgcctttgggatgaattgtgaAGCCGACCTCGAGCAaggtctaatcgcccaacgtcagtgcccgacctcactaatgctcttgtggctgaatggaagcaagtcctggcagcaatgttccaacatctagtggaaagccttcccgtaagagtggaggctgttatagcagcaaagggggggccaactccattttaatgaccatgattttggaatgagatgttcgacaagcaggtgtccacgtacttttgtGTATCTGTCCTGACCTCAATTCTGTGAGTACTGTAAATCCACATCAAAAGTATTAAAATGTCAAGAGTAGACCACGTCAGTATTAACAGACAAATGTGGCTTTGCAAAACAAGTGCAGTTATTGTTACCTTATTGTTTTGGATATGAGTGTAATGGCTCTgaataactttttttttctcaACAAACTTAACAATTTCAGTTGGATACATGCCAATGAAAATGATAAATGGTTTGAGAACCATAAATGTTTGACTGACCCAACCTCCATAGCGTCACAGACACCCTCTTGGTGTTACTGCAGTTCATAAAGGAGCTGGTGAACACCACATGCCGGCAGCGGCATAGGCTCTCCTAAGAGCAGTGGGAAGTAACTTATCTGGTCCTTCATCATCTGCATCTGGGGCCTCCAGAGGCCTCTGTTTATTTGAAGGTGTGGTTACTATTTGATGTTGTAGAACATTAATTATGATGATTTTGTCCACCACACTTTCCAAAAAGAGATGCCTGTTATTGAACAACCTGTTTGTCATTGGCAGTGCTGTGATGATGCTATTGAGCAAAACGGCCATCTCCTTTGAGATGATCATGGTTGGACATTTCCTCTACGGCGTTAATGCAGGTCAGCTGATTTTCATCTTATGAATTGATATCATTATTTTACTGTAGGCCACAAAACAAGGTCATCTTTATACCTGTCTTTTAATATCTCACTAGAGGAATTATGCTGCCAAACCGTGTCTGTGATATGGTTTGTCCTTTCCAGTGTGTGCTGCAGGTGTTAGCCTCAGTCTCCACCCaatgtggtgatgtaatgtgCCCTTTAAAGGCTGTGAGGAATGGTGGTTTGTGTCTGTAGCCACCTCAGCTTCTGGGGATCAGGTGAGCTGTCTGGTTCTAGTGTGTCAGTCAGGGATGCTTATATCAGTTTAACCTGTGGTGAACGAACACTATGTGATGCAATGTGATAGCCTTCTGTCCTTGCAGTGAGTTATTggggacagaggacaggtggCAGTGGTTGCTGGGCTTCAGTGGTGCAACCTCCCTGCTCTAGCCTGCCACCCTTCCACTCCTCCCAGAGTCACCCCGATACCTGCTGCTGGACCGGGGCGACCAACAGGGCTGTGAGAAAAGTAAGCACCTGGGTGGAGCTCTCTGAGGAATatggacaggtaacaggttgcCTAAGGAAAACTACCTCACCAAAAATGTACTTGCAATTAGTGTTATCAAAATCATCCTCACAATCATCATTATCATTATGCCTGATTTAGCTGTCTATGTCCTTTTCCACCTGTGTATCTTATTTGGCCTTTCCCCTCTGTAGCCATCCGCAGGCTGTGGGCCAGCAGAGACCACAGTGTGGAGGTGGAGAGATGCTGGTGGAGAACGCCTCCCTGAAGGGGTTCCGCAGCCACACTGGTGGACCAGGCCGTACGCTGGCAACTGCTCACCGTCCTCGTCACCTTCAATGCTGTGAGTTGATGCAGGAAGTTGATCCATGAGATCAGTGTGTTTAGAGTGAGCAAAAGGGTATACAAATGTAGAATGGCATGGTCATGTCATTTTCTGATCAAAGCCTACCTAGAATCATATGTTTTTTCAGTTAGATACAGTAAGTCTGATTGACTGAGTGATGAACTTTGTCATTCTGCTCCTCTTCAGATGTGCCTTTACTAATTTGACGTGTTCCATATGGCAAGGATCCCCACCCACCAGTTGCGCCATGTTGCCTTGGGAACCGGTCTGTGTGAGATTTCCACCTTTGTGGCCTGTGTGAGTCCTATTTCACACatccctcaccactaaccctaatTAGCCCTATATTAACATTGATGAACTATGAACACTGTGAAATTAAAATTACCATTCTTCATGTTTTGGTTGACCTTTTAAAAGGAGGGGTTTGACAGAGCTTACATGTTATCAAGCCTGTAATTACggtgcgttcagaaagtattcacaccccttgactttttccacattttgttgcgttacagcctgaattttaaatggattaaattgagattttatcattggcctacacataatacccaataatgtcaaagtggaattatgtttttagaaatgtttacaaattaatagaaaatgaaaagctgaaatgttttgagtcaataagtattcaacccctttgttatggcaagcctaaataagttcaggatataattatctgtaaggtctttcagtcgagcagtgattttcaaacagagaattaaccacaaagaccagggaggttttccaatgcctaacAAAGAAGGGTACCGAGAACAAGGAAACCGGTCAGGGATTTCCCCATAAGGCCGAAGGTGGCTTTAAAAGTTAGAGTTTAATTGCTGTGgtaggaggaaactgaggatggatcactaacattgtagttactccacaatattaacctaaatgacagagtggaaTTAAGGAAGCCTGTAGAGAATAAATAttatccaaaacatgcatcctgtttgcaataaggcactgaagtaaaactgcaaaaaatgtggcaaaggaattaactttatgtcctgaatacgaagcgttatgttttgggcaaatccaacacagcacatcactgagtaccactcttcataatttcaaacatggtggtggctgcatcatgttatgtgtatgcttgtcatcggcaaggactagggagttttttttctGATAAAAAGGAACTGAATagagataagcacaggcaaaatcctgttTGGTCTGTAGTCCAACAGACAATGGCCAATCCTCAacaaccaacttcacagagcttgaagaatttttactCCGGAAGACTGCCAAAGGTaattaacatgtattgactcaggggtgtgaatacttatctgaatgagatatttctgtattttattttcaataaatgtgcagaaatgtataaaaacactttcactttgtcattatgctgtattttgtgtaaataaaatacattcattttctatacattttgaattcaggctgtgacacaaTTTCTAAAGGCGCTGTATGTACTAAGAGTGCCCCCGTGGCATGTCATTTATCTGGAGTCGACAGTGAAACTTCTACCGTAACTACTTGACACTGATTGGTATGACGGGTGATGGTAATATCAGAGGTGCATACAGATGGCAGCCAGATGCTTTCCATTGCTCTTTTTTTGTATGTTCAATTGCATAGTATACATGATCCCAATTTTAGCTTCACAGTCGATTGTGCGGATGTTTTGGCACATGGAACCATGTTGCGCACCGTAGTTTAAAAACTCAATGTATAGTGCTAAAACAATGACGCCATATCTGCCATCCTAATGCACGTTCGCCATTGATAGCACAGGAAAAAGGCTGCTCCTCTACAGGGATTACCTATGCATGGCAGTTACCCAGGGTCTTCTGGGTTACTCTACCTGCAGGTAAGTCACACTTTATAAGCAACACACTGCTCTGTCATCACGGGTGACATCTTTTACATGAATGGAACAATGCTCATTATGAATTCATAATGCCACAGAATGTCCCTATATATTATCACTGGGTTACATCAATCTTTTACTATAGGTGGCAACATCAGTGGCTCATCAATAAGCCACACCGTTTGTCATTTGTTGTTCAGATCCAAATCTCCTGGATCCCTTACTGCAGTATAGTTCTCATCTTCACCTTCTTCTCCACTTCAACCAGTCGTTCAAGTCAGCAGCCTTCACCATTGGCGCACCCTCAGTTGGCTGATGCTGTTCGTCCACCTCATAGTGGTGAGCACATCAACCTCGCTCTCATACCTTGTCACATACACAAACAGGTATAACAGTGGTACTGTAAGTATTATGTGACAGGGTGTACCTAGATTGTAATTACACCATAATTACATAGGTATTGGGTCTCTTATTTGTTAAGTGGGACCGTGGCAGCTGACGTCATACACATGCACTCACAGTATGTTTATACACAGGAGAAGTTGGACTACTACTGTTTGCTGTCTGGGGTGTTTGGGTGGTACAACATGTCTGAGGCCAGGAACCTCACCATGATGGAGATCACTGGCGGGATGCATCCTGTGAATCTCAACGTGATCCTCAGGGGAGGGATAGACTTTACCTCATTAAACCCCATCATATCAAGGCACGCACAACCACCAAACTCTGAACATTTGCCATCATCATTGACATTGTGTCTGACTTGTACATCGTTGTCCTTCCTGTTAAAACATTATATTTGTTAAAACTCCTCTAAAGATTTGCCCCACACCCAAGCCATTTCCAGTCTAATGACACAATGGCAAATCAATAATTTTGACCTTTGGGATGGTGAGTACAGTGTGATAAAACTGTTAATTCTCTGGGCCTTCTTTACGAAATGTGTTTAGTATTGTGAGCAGGCCCAGGTCTCTGTCGTTATCAGGCTCTGGCCCCAGGCAAACAGGCGCTAATCAGGGAGGGAGAGGTTTTACCTCTGACACTCCTAAAGTCAGCATACTGTATGTGGTTTACTGATGAACAAGTTACATCCCTTAGGGAATGATTCAATCAGCTCGCCTTGAGTTTCTTATTAGTGAGTCTGGGCTGCCATACACAGTTTATCTGTCTGATTACTACATTCATTTTGAGATAGTATTTTTTTCCCATTACTGTGGTGTTTAAGATTATTATCAGAATTATtcaatgtgttctctctctctctcacctgtattCGGGGGTAAGTGTTCtggatatacaggtaactgcaaaCATAAAGGAAACACGAgcaaatgagggatacaaagtgtattgaaagcaggtgcttacacagagttaattaagcaattaaaatCCCATCTTGGGGTCAtatataaaaatgcccagttgcccattattttgggtaccatggctagaagagatctcagtgactttgaaagacgGGTCTTAAAGGAGCATATGGGGTAtaaagtgtgtgcgtgcgtgcgtgtcactcacccacccaccagAAATCTCAACTCAATTGAACAATTATGGGAGATTCTAGAgcttcaacaaaacaccaaattatggaatttatcGTGGGACAATGGGGTCTCacccctccaatagagttccagacacttgtagaatctatgccaaggcccATTGAAGCTATTCTGGAGGCTCGTGCTGGCCCAACGACCTATTAAGACAcgatgttggtgtttccttttatttgagcagttacctgtatgtggcCTAATGTAAAACGAATTGTTGTTTTCTTTAGTACTTTCATTGTGTTGTTTTTTGAAAATCGCCCAGCTTCGCTCATATCGCAGAAGTGATATCAGCGAACTCAAGCCATACGCACGTTCCTCTCTGCGTGTGTGCGACTGATTACATTATCTCGGTATTTTTAAGCCAGTTTCCAGTCCGCTGTGAGTTTGACCAATTCATAGACAAGATAGGATGCAGTAGGTCCCAGAGCCACCGCACCCACTTTTAACTACCGAACCACCAAGTTTAAAGCAAGGGAGTGGCTGTTTACTGACGTGTAGTGAAACCCTTTACGCACAGTTCTGCGTATTTTGGAGCTTTAAAAGCCTATCCAATTAGTAAGCTTCTAGTGAGATGACAGCTAGGATTTAGGCTACCCATGTCAGATCTCACTATCCCCCTATCTAGAGAGACTTTTACAGCGACGACTATGGAGGATCCGACTCGGATTGTGACAGATCAACCTACTAAATCTGATACAGACCCGAGCATTTCACCCGATGTGCCCTTGGTGAAGAACATGGAATGTCAGCACAAGTGAGTTATTATTTGATGTAGCATAATATTTACTACACCCATAAAGATATGACATGTGTAGCTCAGTATTGGGTCCAATCCTACACTAGTGCTTACAAAACTGACAATGCTGTAGTAGAAATGTGACAAACCTGTAGGCTGTAGAGGCCAATCAA
This region includes:
- the ska1 gene encoding SKA complex subunit 1, which produces MSHCELEDITLHLNDRISSTRRVLELRTIAKDQDKRVILGKIGQDILAIDGLLDQFEKSVGRQKDLLKHLKELEGFFEEDVQDGKNLRDNMPTHMPRKGQPAVHGIGSAGQSGPVNVQAVQQVHTRKTSKNQIREMEFITSPEFDTIPQYMKGRLTYEQLNTAVESINTAVTGKYKILNQPAKTLNNATRKLHQRYKEEENKDTKGLFFIVEADIKEFTQMKVDKRFQSILSMLRHCQRLREQRGGGITRYVLL